One region of Brevinematales bacterium genomic DNA includes:
- the purM gene encoding phosphoribosylformylglycinamidine cyclo-ligase has product MSSYRDAGVDIDKANALIGNLKEEISKTYNKYVISGVGGFGALLNIDLSEFREPVVSVSTDGVGTKLLLAKEYDMIDGIGIDLVAMNVDDVVCTGAKPVAFLDYYACGRLDDAIYGRVIRSIVRGCQISGIALVGGETAEMPGMYKDDDFDLSGVAIGVAEKSNILPKNIKQGDKLIALASSGFHSNGYSLIRKILKDKNIQPLKDYGFSKPLIELLLEPTRIYSNVVYPLIVKRIVKGLSHITGGGIIENTLRVTQGRDIKIYKEKLRVPEFMNFVIREGNISEDEAFRVFNMGVGMIIITDNEDKVLDELQSSADFDVYVVGEVL; this is encoded by the coding sequence ATGAGTAGTTATAGAGATGCAGGAGTTGATATAGACAAAGCTAATGCCCTGATAGGAAATTTAAAAGAGGAGATATCCAAGACTTATAACAAGTATGTAATTAGTGGTGTTGGGGGGTTTGGTGCGTTGTTGAATATTGATTTGAGTGAATTTAGAGAACCGGTAGTATCTGTATCAACTGATGGAGTTGGAACTAAGTTACTCTTAGCAAAAGAGTATGATATGATCGATGGTATAGGAATAGACCTTGTTGCTATGAATGTTGATGATGTCGTGTGTACTGGTGCGAAACCGGTAGCATTTCTGGATTACTATGCTTGTGGTAGATTGGATGATGCTATTTATGGTAGAGTAATCAGAAGTATAGTTAGAGGTTGTCAAATTAGTGGAATTGCTCTTGTTGGTGGTGAAACGGCTGAGATGCCAGGTATGTATAAAGATGATGATTTTGACTTAAGCGGAGTTGCCATAGGTGTAGCAGAAAAATCAAATATATTACCTAAGAATATTAAACAAGGTGATAAGCTTATTGCTCTTGCTTCGAGTGGTTTTCATAGTAATGGTTATTCTCTTATAAGGAAAATTTTGAAAGATAAAAACATTCAGCCGCTCAAAGACTATGGTTTTTCAAAGCCTTTGATAGAATTGTTGTTGGAACCTACTAGAATATACTCAAATGTAGTATATCCCCTAATTGTTAAGAGGATTGTTAAGGGATTATCGCATATAACTGGCGGTGGTATTATTGAAAATACTTTAAGAGTTACACAAGGTAGAGATATAAAAATATACAAAGAAAAGTTGAGGGTTCCGGAGTTTATGAATTTCGTAATACGAGAGGGTAACATATCTGAGGATGAGGCGTTTAGAGTATTTAATATGGGTGTTGGAATGATTATAATAACTGATAATGAAGATAAGGTTTTGGATGAATTGCAAAGTAGTGCTGATTTTGATGTTTATGTTGTGGGAGAAGTCTTATGA
- a CDS encoding proline--tRNA ligase, with the protein MYNFDAVWGLEMRFSRFLVYTLREDPKDAEVVSHRLMLKAGLIYKEESGLYGYLPMGFRVYNKVVNVVREEMNKAGAIEALPTILTPANLWEESGRLNVMGKEMIRIKDRRDGLLVLGPTHEEAFTDIVRRTISSYRQLPITLYQIAKKFRDEIRPRFGVMRCREFTMKDAYSFDIDEEGLNQSYLNMRQAYINIFKRVGLNALPVEADVGSMGGTRSEEFMVLSSIGEATILYCPECKYYANIERAESIIDDTQDDEEENPLMEVDTPGVYTIESLTKFFNVSPRKFIKTLIYLSDGEPIVVLIRGDLDVNEVKLKNYLNSTELELADAETITRVTNAPLGFAGPVGISGYRIVADYSISTVKNAITGANKKDRHIVNVNFPRDFTVSEFANLRNARAGDRCISCGGKLEETRGIEVGHIFKLGYKYTESMNVTVLDKNGNRIKPIMGCYGIGVDRTIAAIVEVSNDERGIIFPITVAPFEAVIIPISTRDDRIVEVAERLYKELKDEGIDIAIDDREETAGVKFNDSDLIGIPFKIIVGKKTVNENRVEVKRRDNDHYYEFDVSTATPNIVNIIKEEYLKFRS; encoded by the coding sequence ACCAATGGGATTTAGGGTGTATAACAAAGTTGTGAACGTAGTAAGGGAGGAGATGAATAAAGCAGGGGCAATTGAGGCCTTGCCTACTATTTTGACCCCTGCTAATCTTTGGGAAGAGAGTGGTAGGTTGAATGTTATGGGTAAGGAAATGATTAGGATAAAGGATAGAAGAGATGGTTTACTAGTATTAGGCCCTACGCATGAAGAAGCATTCACAGATATTGTCAGAAGAACTATAAGTTCATACAGACAATTACCTATTACACTTTACCAAATTGCTAAGAAGTTTAGAGATGAGATAAGACCTAGATTTGGGGTTATGAGATGTAGAGAATTCACTATGAAGGATGCATATTCTTTTGATATTGATGAAGAAGGATTAAATCAGAGTTATCTTAATATGCGTCAAGCGTATATAAACATATTCAAGAGAGTAGGACTTAATGCTTTACCAGTTGAAGCTGATGTAGGTAGCATGGGAGGAACTAGAAGTGAAGAGTTTATGGTGTTGTCTTCTATAGGTGAAGCTACAATATTATATTGCCCTGAATGTAAGTACTACGCAAACATTGAAAGAGCTGAATCTATAATAGATGATACTCAAGATGATGAAGAAGAGAACCCATTAATGGAAGTTGATACTCCTGGTGTTTATACTATTGAAAGTCTTACTAAGTTTTTTAATGTGTCTCCGAGGAAGTTTATAAAAACTCTTATTTACCTTTCTGATGGAGAACCTATTGTGGTGCTTATTAGAGGGGATCTTGATGTTAATGAAGTTAAACTTAAGAATTATCTCAATTCAACAGAATTAGAGCTTGCTGATGCTGAGACAATTACTAGAGTTACAAATGCGCCGCTTGGTTTTGCTGGCCCTGTTGGAATTAGTGGTTATAGAATAGTTGCAGATTATTCTATAAGTACTGTAAAAAACGCTATAACAGGAGCTAACAAGAAAGATAGACATATAGTTAATGTAAATTTTCCTAGAGACTTTACGGTAAGTGAGTTTGCTAATCTGAGAAATGCTAGAGCAGGTGATAGATGTATTTCTTGTGGAGGGAAACTTGAAGAAACAAGAGGTATTGAAGTTGGACATATTTTTAAGCTTGGATACAAATACACAGAATCCATGAATGTAACGGTGCTTGACAAAAATGGTAATAGGATAAAACCTATAATGGGATGTTATGGTATTGGTGTAGATAGAACTATTGCTGCGATAGTTGAGGTTAGTAATGATGAGAGAGGAATAATATTTCCTATAACTGTTGCTCCATTTGAAGCTGTTATAATACCTATATCTACTAGAGATGATAGGATAGTAGAAGTTGCTGAAAGACTATATAAGGAACTTAAGGATGAGGGTATTGATATAGCAATTGATGATAGAGAGGAGACAGCTGGAGTGAAATTTAATGACTCTGATCTTATTGGAATACCGTTTAAAATAATAGTAGGTAAGAAAACTGTTAACGAGAATAGGGTTGAAGTGAAGAGAAGAGATAATGATCATTATTATGAGTTTGATGTTAGCACTGCCACCCCAAATATAGTTAATATCATAAAAGAAGAATATCTTAAGTTTAGGAGCTAG
- the leuC gene encoding 3-isopropylmalate dehydratase large subunit: MGMTISQKILAAHAINEDGSVGREYVEPGEIINAKVDFCFSNDVTGPLSIEEFTKAGAEDVFDKTRVALIPDHFSPAKDIKSANQINILRQFARKLNLPYFYEIGKVGIEHTLLVEEGLALPGDVIIGADSHTCTLGALGAFATGMGSTDIAYAMITGETWFKVPESMKFIYYGKMGKWTSSKDLILYTIADIGVDGALYRAMEFTGETISDMSFESRMTMTNMAIEAGAKTGIMEPDEKTIEYIRKQAKREYKIYKSDPDAEYVDVREYDVSKIEPQVAFPHLPSNCRNVSEATHVKIDQVFIGSCTNAKIEDLRIVAEILKGRKVHPEIRCIITPATQVVYYKALKEGLIDIFMEAGAVVTMSTCGPCLGGHMGILGKGEKAVSTTNRNFVGRMGDPTSEVYLASPAVAAASAILGRIAHPEEVLGTEKTVVKI, encoded by the coding sequence ATGGGAATGACGATATCTCAAAAAATATTAGCAGCGCATGCCATAAACGAAGATGGTAGCGTAGGTAGAGAATATGTAGAACCAGGTGAGATAATAAACGCTAAAGTTGATTTTTGTTTCAGTAACGATGTTACAGGGCCCCTTTCAATAGAAGAGTTTACTAAAGCTGGTGCAGAGGATGTTTTTGATAAAACACGTGTTGCCTTAATTCCGGATCATTTTTCACCAGCAAAAGACATAAAAAGCGCAAATCAGATAAATATACTAAGACAGTTTGCTAGAAAGTTAAATTTGCCTTACTTTTACGAGATAGGTAAGGTTGGCATAGAACATACATTACTAGTTGAAGAAGGACTTGCTTTACCAGGAGATGTTATAATAGGAGCAGATTCTCATACCTGCACCTTAGGTGCTTTGGGTGCTTTTGCTACGGGTATGGGTTCAACTGATATAGCTTATGCTATGATAACTGGTGAAACTTGGTTTAAAGTACCAGAAAGTATGAAATTTATCTACTATGGTAAAATGGGTAAGTGGACTTCTTCAAAAGATCTGATACTATATACAATTGCAGATATAGGTGTAGATGGAGCTTTATATAGAGCAATGGAATTTACAGGTGAAACTATTAGTGATATGTCATTTGAATCAAGAATGACTATGACAAATATGGCTATTGAGGCAGGAGCAAAAACTGGTATTATGGAACCTGACGAGAAAACTATAGAATACATAAGAAAACAGGCAAAAAGAGAGTACAAAATATATAAGTCTGATCCAGATGCAGAATATGTTGATGTAAGAGAATATGATGTTTCCAAAATAGAGCCGCAAGTAGCTTTCCCTCATCTTCCTTCAAACTGTAGAAATGTTTCTGAGGCTACCCATGTTAAAATCGACCAGGTTTTCATAGGTTCTTGTACAAATGCTAAAATAGAGGACTTAAGAATAGTTGCTGAAATACTCAAAGGTAGAAAAGTACATCCTGAAATAAGGTGTATAATAACACCAGCAACTCAAGTTGTTTATTACAAAGCATTGAAAGAAGGATTGATTGATATATTTATGGAAGCAGGAGCAGTTGTAACTATGTCAACTTGTGGACCTTGTTTGGGTGGCCATATGGGAATACTAGGTAAAGGAGAAAAAGCAGTTTCAACTACAAACAGAAATTTTGTAGGAAGAATGGGAGATCCTACCAGTGAAGTTTATCTGGCAAGTCCAGCAGTTGCTGCCGCATCAGCAATCTTGGGAAGAATAGCACATCCTGAAGAGGTACTTGGAACAGAAAAAACAGTTGTAAAGATATAA
- a CDS encoding S8 family serine peptidase: MNRLLVVFLILIVAFSAYAGRLSSELLILIDTYQEAKNGVLPLHIDKYREKGGFVDLIVNMEYLDDGLSKYLLKTYPGREYIGILRLPLSDVKNVVYNPSIKYATVSRKIRKHMDAVRIDINVDEIYNYYGQDTVQGKDVIIGIIDTGIDGSHSDFRTFSGGTRILYLWDQTSDERSVNVPYGIEYTKDDIERNLSVATDEDGHGTHVAGISSGNGRMSGGKYSGIATASDIIFVKTDFSQIGILDGIEYIFKKAKQMGKPAVVNLSLGTLVGSHDGKDIESKILSQIFDFYGRNGNIVVISAGNSGYNKQHYSNNISPLPSSAILKVSSNSSVSQDDIIVDFWINYGVSPRVLVTSPNGQTTGWIDFSDNLVTNVSFTDGDFSLAMTSNVINGDLNIKIQFRDSSVKKIKEGNWIISFRTSSGSSLVHGWIEYSDGIEAYFQNGDDYFTLNSLFAMDDVIMVSAYTTKNSFSTDKGYISINYLTNDNIAFFSSKGPTRDNRNKPDISAPGAVIFAPLSSQSSEKNYVDSTYNKYCASMGTSMAAPVISGVVALLLSINPRFTAREIIDYLKTYSDVSVYDTNGKLWDESWGWGKVNVKSIVGSLKQPETLVWFSGNVIRVDNNQKYTTINLRLKEGNDLVSVSVHDLDGNLIKDLGTFLVKSGLNQIHLEVDNRFRKGVYLVKVLGSRVSTTLKMVVIK, translated from the coding sequence ATGAATAGGTTATTGGTGGTATTTCTCATTCTAATTGTAGCGTTTAGCGCCTATGCAGGTAGGCTATCATCAGAACTTCTTATACTTATTGATACTTATCAAGAGGCGAAAAATGGTGTTTTACCTTTGCATATAGATAAGTATAGGGAAAAAGGTGGATTTGTGGATTTGATAGTTAATATGGAATACTTGGATGATGGTTTATCAAAGTATTTGTTGAAAACTTATCCTGGTAGAGAGTATATTGGAATTTTGAGATTACCTTTGAGTGATGTAAAGAATGTTGTTTATAATCCTTCTATTAAATACGCCACTGTTTCAAGAAAAATTAGAAAACATATGGATGCCGTTAGAATAGATATTAATGTTGATGAGATATATAACTATTACGGTCAAGATACTGTTCAAGGTAAGGATGTTATAATAGGCATAATTGATACTGGCATAGATGGAAGTCATTCTGATTTCAGGACTTTTTCAGGTGGTACTAGAATACTTTACTTGTGGGATCAAACTTCTGATGAAAGGAGTGTTAATGTGCCGTATGGTATTGAGTATACTAAGGATGATATTGAGAGAAATCTTTCTGTTGCTACTGATGAGGATGGACATGGAACTCATGTTGCCGGTATATCTTCAGGAAATGGTAGAATGAGTGGTGGTAAGTATTCAGGTATAGCAACTGCTAGCGATATAATATTCGTAAAGACAGATTTTTCTCAGATAGGGATACTTGATGGTATAGAGTATATATTTAAGAAAGCAAAACAAATGGGTAAGCCTGCAGTTGTGAATTTGAGTCTTGGTACTTTGGTTGGTTCTCACGACGGTAAAGATATTGAGTCAAAGATTCTTAGTCAGATTTTTGATTTCTACGGAAGAAATGGTAATATAGTTGTTATCTCCGCTGGTAATAGTGGTTATAACAAACAACATTATTCTAACAATATATCTCCTTTACCTTCTTCTGCGATACTCAAGGTATCTAGTAATAGTTCAGTTAGTCAAGATGATATTATAGTAGATTTTTGGATAAATTATGGTGTATCTCCTAGAGTTTTAGTTACAAGTCCAAATGGTCAAACAACTGGATGGATAGACTTTAGTGATAATCTCGTTACGAATGTGTCATTTACGGATGGTGATTTTTCTCTTGCTATGACTTCGAATGTTATTAATGGTGATTTAAACATTAAAATACAATTTAGAGATTCTTCTGTAAAGAAGATAAAGGAGGGTAATTGGATTATATCTTTTAGGACTTCTTCTGGTAGCAGTTTAGTTCACGGATGGATAGAGTATTCTGATGGAATAGAAGCGTATTTCCAGAATGGGGATGATTATTTTACTTTGAATTCTCTGTTCGCTATGGATGATGTTATAATGGTTAGTGCATATACTACTAAAAATTCTTTTAGTACTGATAAGGGTTATATATCAATTAACTATCTTACAAATGATAATATAGCATTTTTTTCTTCTAAAGGTCCTACTAGAGATAATAGGAATAAGCCGGATATATCTGCACCAGGTGCTGTAATATTTGCACCTTTATCTTCACAGTCTTCGGAAAAAAACTATGTAGATTCTACATATAATAAATATTGTGCATCAATGGGAACTAGTATGGCTGCTCCAGTTATTTCTGGTGTTGTAGCACTTCTTCTAAGTATCAATCCGAGGTTTACAGCTCGAGAGATAATAGATTATCTAAAAACTTATTCTGACGTCAGTGTTTATGATACTAACGGCAAACTTTGGGATGAAAGTTGGGGATGGGGGAAAGTAAATGTAAAGTCGATAGTTGGATCTCTAAAGCAACCAGAAACACTAGTGTGGTTTTCAGGTAATGTGATAAGAGTTGATAACAATCAAAAATACACTACTATTAACCTAAGACTTAAGGAAGGAAATGATCTTGTTAGTGTATCAGTACATGATTTGGATGGTAATTTAATAAAAGATTTGGGAACTTTTTTGGTAAAATCAGGACTTAACCAGATACACCTTGAAGTTGATAACCGTTTTAGAAAAGGAGTGTATCTGGTTAAGGTTTTAGGTAGTAGGGTTAGTACTACTTTGAAGATGGTAGTTATAAAGTAG
- the mrdA gene encoding penicillin-binding protein 2 has translation MIDFRIVESNIGISRFRLIIFSSLVMLVFSIVFIRVIDMQVLSRDKFVKLAYINMAQQIPITAHRGTIYDRNFVQIAWVQETIGVFVIQKYLPQSEEGKMMVFSKLSGIIDKSTKFIIGNIERRKWDIYGPIFISEITKEQAVKILERQEELPGVVVDTVYQRYYRYPYETAHILGYLGPIDQQELKSLSTEDKEIYHSGSYIGKDGIEKQYDKVLRGVDGKLLRYIDSKNNIVGMEIERLPVEGNSIVLSIDTEIQNLGYDLLKSYRGSLVMMKPSTGEIIALVSSPSYDPNKLSTGDFAYFLSLSTDEKNTPLFNRAIQGTYQPGSVFKLVTTASAIISSKWDPSRTESCQGALRIGRRVFNDWAIHGYVKDIIKAIEVSCDVYFYKVAMSISPNDLIETARLFGLGELTFIDLPNEKKGFRTSIDFHRKKYNRDIMGGDMANLSIGQGDWLMTPLQLAVLGSFIFNEGVVYKPFIVKKILSPDGREVVKEMKPEILRKDFSIPKEVFRLLKQGMKQVFEEGTARGLKFITKYHIAGKTGTAENPHGKPHSVFVAYGPTDAQNPDDVVVVAVVVENVGSGSAYAGPIAAKLIDTYFDKYGYTKKQSQ, from the coding sequence ATGATAGACTTCAGGATTGTTGAGAGTAATATAGGTATAAGTAGATTCAGACTTATTATCTTTTCTAGTTTGGTTATGCTTGTTTTTAGCATAGTTTTCATAAGAGTTATAGATATGCAGGTACTGAGCAGGGATAAGTTTGTTAAATTGGCTTACATAAATATGGCTCAGCAGATACCTATTACTGCTCATAGGGGTACTATATACGATCGAAATTTTGTTCAAATAGCATGGGTACAAGAAACCATAGGTGTGTTTGTGATACAGAAATATTTACCTCAGTCTGAAGAAGGAAAAATGATGGTTTTTTCGAAACTTTCAGGTATAATAGATAAAAGTACTAAATTTATAATTGGCAATATTGAAAGAAGAAAGTGGGACATATACGGGCCTATATTTATAAGCGAAATTACTAAAGAGCAAGCAGTAAAAATATTAGAAAGACAGGAGGAACTTCCTGGTGTTGTTGTTGATACGGTTTATCAGCGTTACTATAGGTATCCTTACGAAACAGCTCATATACTTGGATATCTAGGACCTATTGATCAGCAGGAACTAAAATCTCTTTCTACTGAAGATAAGGAAATATACCATTCGGGTAGTTATATTGGCAAAGATGGTATCGAAAAACAGTATGATAAGGTACTTAGAGGAGTTGATGGTAAACTATTGAGATATATTGATTCTAAGAATAACATAGTTGGTATGGAAATAGAGCGACTTCCTGTTGAAGGTAACTCTATAGTGCTTTCAATAGATACTGAAATACAGAATTTAGGTTATGACCTCCTTAAAAGTTATCGAGGTAGTTTAGTTATGATGAAACCTTCAACAGGTGAGATAATAGCATTAGTTTCATCTCCTTCGTATGACCCCAATAAGCTTTCCACAGGAGATTTTGCGTATTTCTTGTCTTTATCAACAGATGAGAAGAATACTCCCCTATTTAATAGGGCTATACAAGGTACATATCAGCCAGGATCTGTTTTTAAGCTTGTTACAACGGCTTCAGCAATTATAAGTAGTAAATGGGATCCTAGTAGAACTGAAAGTTGTCAAGGTGCTTTGAGAATTGGTAGAAGAGTTTTTAACGACTGGGCTATACATGGATATGTTAAAGACATTATCAAGGCTATAGAAGTTTCTTGTGATGTATACTTTTACAAAGTAGCTATGTCTATATCGCCTAATGATTTGATAGAAACTGCCAGGTTATTTGGTCTGGGAGAGCTTACATTTATAGATTTGCCTAATGAGAAAAAGGGGTTTAGGACATCAATTGATTTTCACAGAAAAAAATATAACAGGGATATAATGGGTGGTGATATGGCAAATTTGTCAATAGGTCAAGGGGACTGGTTAATGACACCATTACAACTCGCTGTTTTGGGTAGTTTTATTTTCAACGAAGGTGTCGTTTACAAACCGTTCATAGTGAAAAAAATACTTTCTCCTGATGGAAGAGAAGTAGTAAAAGAGATGAAGCCTGAAATACTTAGAAAGGATTTTTCGATACCTAAAGAAGTATTTAGGTTGTTGAAACAAGGAATGAAACAAGTTTTTGAAGAAGGTACTGCAAGAGGACTCAAGTTTATTACAAAATATCATATAGCTGGCAAAACGGGAACTGCAGAAAACCCTCATGGTAAGCCACATTCTGTTTTTGTCGCATATGGACCTACAGATGCTCAAAATCCTGATGATGTTGTGGTTGTTGCTGTAGTAGTTGAGAATGTTGGTTCTGGTTCTGCTTATGCAGGACCGATTGCTGCAAAACTTATTGATACATATTTTGACAAGTATGGGTATACTAAAAAGCAATCTCAATAA
- a CDS encoding GAF domain-containing protein, whose translation MKGNVILKEQVEVYEDLSKLAQEISVDVVSVYYFDKADKSLVLFASYGLDRESWGSRIPIDRGLVGKCARDKKPLSVKNPIKHPDFYYLPGSGEEKYQTFISFPIVEKGELLGVMVIQTVEMRNFSFDEIMKMYDTAYKHIPYIYGKIHEI comes from the coding sequence ATGAAAGGTAATGTGATATTAAAAGAGCAAGTTGAGGTATATGAGGACCTAAGTAAACTTGCTCAAGAAATAAGCGTTGATGTTGTAAGCGTATATTACTTTGATAAAGCTGACAAATCACTAGTGCTTTTCGCAAGTTATGGACTTGATAGAGAATCTTGGGGATCAAGAATCCCTATAGACAGAGGATTAGTAGGTAAATGCGCAAGAGATAAGAAACCATTGTCAGTTAAAAACCCTATCAAACACCCTGATTTCTATTACCTACCAGGATCAGGTGAAGAAAAATACCAAACATTCATATCCTTTCCGATAGTAGAAAAAGGAGAACTCTTAGGAGTTATGGTAATACAGACTGTAGAAATGAGAAATTTTAGTTTTGATGAGATCATGAAAATGTATGATACAGCTTATAAACACATACCATATATATATGGTAAAATTCATGAAATATAG
- a CDS encoding sulfurtransferase, producing MAENVLVSTEWVTKNINNPNVRIVEVDYEPSASYELGHIPNSVLIDWKKDINNQTVRDILSKEQFEELNSRLGISNDTTVVLYGDFRNWFAAFAFWVYKLYGHQDVRLMNGGRKKWIEEKRELTKEIPSYQKTNYKASGINIGYRAYFDIVLKSLNRKDVVLIDVRSPAEYKGEITAPPEYPNEAAQRSGHIPGAINIPWATALNEDDTFKSTEDLKKIYQEKGITPDKSIIAYCRIGERSSVTWFVLKYLLNYPIVSNYDGSWSEWGNIVGAPIEK from the coding sequence ATGGCTGAAAATGTGCTTGTTTCAACTGAATGGGTTACTAAAAACATAAACAACCCTAACGTTAGGATAGTGGAAGTTGATTATGAACCTTCTGCCAGTTATGAGTTAGGTCATATACCAAACTCGGTACTAATTGACTGGAAGAAGGACATAAACAATCAAACTGTCCGAGATATTTTAAGTAAAGAGCAATTTGAAGAATTAAACTCTCGGTTAGGTATATCAAATGACACTACAGTAGTATTATACGGTGATTTCAGGAATTGGTTTGCTGCATTTGCATTTTGGGTTTATAAACTTTACGGACATCAAGATGTAAGACTTATGAATGGTGGTAGGAAAAAATGGATTGAAGAAAAAAGAGAACTAACAAAAGAGATACCTTCTTACCAAAAAACAAACTACAAAGCTAGTGGCATAAACATAGGGTACAGAGCATATTTTGATATTGTACTAAAATCATTGAATAGAAAGGACGTAGTATTAATTGATGTTAGATCACCTGCTGAGTACAAAGGAGAAATAACTGCACCACCTGAATATCCTAACGAAGCTGCACAAAGGAGTGGACACATACCTGGTGCGATTAACATACCATGGGCTACAGCACTTAACGAAGATGATACGTTTAAAAGTACAGAAGATCTCAAAAAAATATACCAGGAAAAAGGTATAACTCCTGACAAATCAATAATAGCATACTGCAGAATTGGTGAAAGATCATCTGTAACATGGTTTGTGCTAAAATATTTACTAAATTACCCTATCGTCTCAAATTATGATGGATCTTGGTCTGAATGGGGTAATATAGTAGGAGCACCGATTGAAAAATAA
- a CDS encoding HD-GYP domain-containing protein, whose translation MEAFDKKEVIPVSYLKEGIILNGNIYDMSGGFLWPAKVPIKREFIETLYNLGIKELTYRPITTDVSFSKQNVENPILSDSTQKKVYESFHSVVWDITNSKIPKTEKAKESVEEAAKEIKFGMGKTLNLLDLKGHDTYSYIHAVNTSILSTYIASRLGLSMEKTIAVGLGALLIDIGKIKIPVSILNKKDPLTPFEFDTIKKHPTIGYQLIKESPYLDEISKRIVLLHHEQVDGKGYPLGVDGSKIDIYAKIVSICDSFDAMTTERPYRSPLPIRVAIEEILKGTGTKYDYEIAIKFAIEMSKMYKIQTPLSEGSTVELTSGELAIIKKLHSDYDMLPEVLILIGSNRSPLRVPLSVDLTKDATGRKIKRVIFDIATIMYVKSVYKTSS comes from the coding sequence ATGGAAGCTTTTGATAAAAAAGAAGTTATACCAGTATCTTATCTAAAGGAAGGAATAATCTTAAACGGGAATATATACGACATGAGTGGAGGCTTTCTATGGCCTGCAAAAGTACCTATAAAAAGAGAATTTATTGAAACTCTATACAACCTAGGTATAAAAGAACTAACCTACAGACCCATCACGACTGATGTATCATTCTCAAAACAAAATGTTGAAAATCCAATTCTATCTGATAGCACTCAAAAAAAGGTTTACGAAAGTTTCCACAGTGTGGTTTGGGACATAACAAATAGTAAAATACCAAAAACTGAAAAAGCAAAAGAATCTGTTGAAGAAGCCGCTAAAGAGATAAAATTTGGTATGGGTAAAACTCTAAATCTTCTTGACTTGAAAGGACACGATACATATAGCTATATCCATGCAGTAAACACTAGTATCTTATCAACCTACATAGCATCAAGATTAGGATTATCAATGGAAAAAACCATAGCTGTAGGATTAGGAGCATTACTTATAGATATAGGAAAAATAAAAATACCTGTATCTATATTGAACAAGAAGGATCCACTAACACCTTTTGAATTTGATACTATAAAAAAACATCCTACCATAGGATATCAACTTATAAAAGAGTCACCTTACCTTGATGAAATATCAAAAAGAATAGTCTTATTACATCACGAGCAAGTTGATGGTAAAGGATATCCCCTAGGAGTTGATGGAAGTAAAATAGACATATACGCAAAAATCGTTTCTATATGCGACTCATTCGATGCCATGACTACTGAAAGACCTTATAGATCTCCTCTACCCATAAGAGTAGCAATTGAAGAAATACTCAAAGGAACAGGTACAAAGTACGATTACGAAATTGCCATTAAGTTTGCTATAGAAATGTCTAAGATGTACAAGATACAAACTCCTCTATCTGAGGGTAGTACTGTAGAACTTACATCCGGAGAGTTAGCAATAATTAAAAAACTACACTCCGATTATGACATGTTACCCGAAGTGTTAATTCTGATAGGCTCAAATAGATCACCTCTAAGAGTACCTCTTAGCGTTGACCTAACAAAAGACGCCACCGGAAGGAAAATAAAAAGGGTAATATTTGATATTGCTACTATAATGTACGTTAAGAGTGTTTATAAAACTAGCTCCTAA